A stretch of DNA from Roseofilum reptotaenium CS-1145:
TGATAGCTTTAATTCCCTGGGCCGGGCAGGCGATCGCCGAAGTCCAAACCCCAAGCATGGTCAATGATGGCATCCCCGATCAAATCCAAATTGCGCTCAATACCCTATGGGTAATATTTGCTGGAGTGCTGGTGTTTTTTATGAATGCTGGCTTTGCCATGCTAGAAACTGGCTTTTGCCGCCATAAAAGCGCTGTCAACATTTTAGCAAAAAATCTGATTGTATTCGCCTTATCCTCTCTTGCCTTTTGGGCTACTGGCTTTGCCTTAATGTTTGGTGATGGCAATTCCTTTATCGGACTGCATGGGTTTTTCTTAAGTGGGCCGGACAATAGTCCAGCCGTGGCAGAAGCCTATCAAGGGATCTATCGTTCCTTAGATTGGGCTGCTATTCCCCTAAACGCTAAATTTTTCTTTCAACTGGCCTTTGCAGGTACTGCCGCTACCATTGTATCTGGAGCCGTGGCTGAACGGATTAAATTTGCCGCTTTTGTTCTCTTTAGTTTGGGCTTAGTAGGATTGGCTTACGGCATCATTGGCCATTGGATCTGGGGGGATGGATGGCTCTCCCAACTGGGCTTTTGGGATTTTGCTGGATCAACTGTCGTGCATTCTGTGGGAGGATGGGGGGCTTTTATGGGGGCAGTTTTATTAGGGCCCCGGATGGATAAATATCCAGATGGACAAATTGCTGCTATTCCCGGCCATAATTTAGCGATTTCTACCCTCGGTTGTCTGATTCTATGGTTGGGATGGTTTGGGTTTAATCCCGGTTCAACATTAACAGCCGATCCGGAAGCCATTACCCATATTCTTCTGACGACAAATATGGCAGCCGCTGCCAGTGGAGTGATGGCAACCTTGGTTTCTTGGCGCTATTTTGGGAAGCCCGATCTGACGATGATTATTAATGGCATCTTGGCGGGCTTAGTAGCAGT
This window harbors:
- a CDS encoding ammonium transporter, producing MKKHYSGLKLKVLKKANPTQISIKGYSLWLWASLGVMIALIPWAGQAIAEVQTPSMVNDGIPDQIQIALNTLWVIFAGVLVFFMNAGFAMLETGFCRHKSAVNILAKNLIVFALSSLAFWATGFALMFGDGNSFIGLHGFFLSGPDNSPAVAEAYQGIYRSLDWAAIPLNAKFFFQLAFAGTAATIVSGAVAERIKFAAFVLFSLGLVGLAYGIIGHWIWGDGWLSQLGFWDFAGSTVVHSVGGWGAFMGAVLLGPRMDKYPDGQIAAIPGHNLAISTLGCLILWLGWFGFNPGSTLTADPEAITHILLTTNMAAAASGVMATLVSWRYFGKPDLTMIINGILAGLVAVTASCAYINIVSAIAIGVISGTIVVFSVVYLEQWHIDDPVGALSVHLVCGIWGTLALGLFSIGPDVYPWYSDVGGPLAGLFFGGGYSQLLNQLLGVLAVGFAMIAFSLLLWLTLSFTVGIRVSPMEELEGLDLSEHSMEAYSGFMKEQERGR